A segment of the Salvelinus namaycush isolate Seneca chromosome 42, SaNama_1.0, whole genome shotgun sequence genome:
ccttcactctgtggtccaactcatcccaaaccatctcaattgggttgaggtcgggtgattgtggaggccaggtcatctgattcagcactccatcactctccttcttggtcaaatattccttacacagcctggaggtgtgttttgggtcattgtcctgttgaaaaacaaatgatagtcccactaagcgcaaaccagatgggatggtgtatcgctgcagattCCTgcgttagccatgctggttaagtgtgccttgaattctaaataaatcactgacagtgtctcccgcaaagcaccatcacacctcctcctccatgcttcatggtgggaaccacacacgtggagatcatctgttcacctactctgcatctcacaaagacacggcggttaaaacaaaaaatctcaaatttctCAAGATTTCAACCagtataatgtccattgctcgtgtttcttggcccaagcaagtctcttcttattattggtgtcctttagtagtggtttctttgcagcaatttgaatcaaatcaaattgtattggtcacaaacacatgtttagcagatgttattgtgagtgtagcgaaaatgtgtttcttgctctgacagtgcagtaatatctaacaagtaatatctaacaatgtcacaacatatacccaatacacacaaatctaagtaaaggactGGAATtatgaatatataaatatatggacgagcaatgtcagagcggcattgactaagatacagtatatacatatgagatgagtaatgcaaaacatgtaaacattaaagtgactagtgttctatttattaaagtggccagtgattccaagtctatttagataggcagcagcctctaatgtgctagtgatggctatttaacagtctgatggctttgagatagaagctgtttttcagtctctcggtcccagctttgatgcacctgtactgacctcgccttctgtatgatagtggggtgaacaggtagtggctcgggtggttgctgtccttgattatctttttggcctttgccgtaccaggcggtgatacagcccaacaggatgctcgtAATCCTTttgggttttaggtgccaagacaaatttcttcagcctccggaggttgaagaggcgctgttgcaccttcttcaccatactgtctatgtgggtggaccatttcagttcgtCAGTGATgttgtacgcagaggaacttgaagctttccaccttctccactgcgatcccgtcaatgtggatggggggggggggtactccctctgctgtttcctgaagtccatgatcatctcctttgttttgttgacattgagtgagaggttattttcctggtaccacactcccagagccctcacctccctgtaggctgtcattgttggtgatcaagactactactgttgtgtcgtctgcaaacttgatgattgagttggaggcgtgcatggccacgcagtcatgggtgaacagggagtacaggagggggctgagcacgcacccttgtggggccccagtgttgtgttgtttcctaccttcaccacctgggggcggcccgtcaggaagtccaggacccagttgcacagggcggggttcagacccagggcctcgaacttaatgatgatgagcttggagggtactatggtgttgaatgctgagcaatagtcaatgaacagcattcttacgtaggtattcctcttgtccagatgggatagggcagtgtgcaatgcaatggtgattgcatcgtctgtggatctattggggtggtaaacAAATtcaagtgggtctagggtgacaaggtagaggtgatatgatacttgactagtctctcaaagcacttcttgATGAAAAGAGTGAGTACTaaagggtgatagtcatttagtttagttacctttgctttcttgggtacaggaacaatgggggccattcttgaagcatgtgggtacagcagactgggatagggagagattgaaaatgtccgtaaacatgctctgaggacgcggctatggatgccgtctgggccggcagctttgcgagggttaacacgcttaaatgagggaataagagggaataactacactgtttgtatactgccatattcccagttaccttgccatggttaaatgcggtggttcgtactttcagttttgcgcgaatgctacCATCTATCCAGGTTTCTGGTTAGGGGagattttaatagtcacagtgggtacaacatctcctatacacttcctgataaactcagtcaccgtatcagtatAATCGTCAATGTTATTATTGGAGTCTGCCCgggaacatgtcccagtccgcgtgatcaaaacaatcttgaagcgtggattccgattgttcagaccagcgttgaatagtccttagcacgggtagcAGTGGTCAAGTGTTTTAGCAGCGTGAGTActgcagtcaatgtgttgatagaacttcggcagCCTTTCCTCAAATttactttgttaaaatccccagctacaataaatgctgtctcaggatatgtggtttccagtttgcataaagtccagtgaagttctttgagggccatcgtggtatcggcttgaggggggatatacacggctgtcactataaccgaagagaattctcttgggggataatacggtcggcatttgattgtgaggtattctaggtcgggtgaacaaaaggacttcctgtatgttatcaACATCccaccatgagtcattaatcatgaaacatacacccccgcccttcttcttcccagagagatatttattcctatctgcgcgatgaactgagaacccaactggctggacGTACTCAGACAGtttatcccgagagagccatgttttgtgaaacagagtatgttaccatccctgatgtctctctggaaagaaatcctCGACCTAAGcttgtcaactttattatccagagactgaacattagcgagtaatatactcggaagcggtgggtggtgtgcgcgcctagtcaatgaacagcattgggctaataatgtaagaaataatacataaaacaattataatactgcagagtttcctaagagctagaagCACGGCAGCCCTTTCTGTCGGCACCATTTTCACAGAGtgaagtcctgattcacgcagtctgctctgaacagttgatgttgagatgcgtctgttacttgaactctgatgcatttatttgggctgcaatctgaggtgcatttAACTTTAATGAGcctatcctttgcagcagaggtaactctgggtcttcctttcctgtggcagtcctcatgagagccagtttcatcatagcgtttgatggtttttgcgactgcacttgaagaaactttcaaagttcttgaaattttccggattgactgaccttcatgtcttaaagatggactatcgtttctctttgcttatttgagctgttcttgtcatgtacttggtcttttaccaaatagggctatcttctgtataccaaccctaccttgtcacaacacaactgattggctcaaatgtgttaagaaggaaagaaattccataaatgtacttttaacaaagaacacctgttaattgaaatgcattccaggtgactacctcattaagttggttgagagaatgctaagagtgtgcaaagctgtaatcaaggcaaagggtggctactttgaagaatctcaaatataaaatatatttagatttgttgaacacttttttggttactacatgattccatatgtgtcatttcatagtgttgatgtcttcactattattctacaatgtggcaacacacacacacagaccaatgATGAAAGAGGTACTGACAGTGGCATAGTGCTGGTGGTCACATTCATACAACTGTATGTAGTGGGTTGCGGGGGTCAGGGAGTGGTTACACGGTGTCTCTGGATTGTTGTGGAGATCGATGAAGTAGAAGATGATGGCCAGGAGAGAAACCAAAATGGCCACCAGTGTCACCACCATACACACACCCAgctggagggacggagggagagaaaaagagagagagggaggaagagatagaAGTGGGAGTCAGGGGCCAGACCTCATTGATCATTATGTACATTTTTAtaatgtagggtgtgtgtgtgtgtgtgtgtgtgtgtgtgactacctgtgataaagtgaaaatctgaggcccgcacccgacccacaaataaataaatgtgctGTAGGCTAGAGTCAGAGATGGTGGAATTTTTTTTTGACAGGGGGTGCAGGAATGCTTTTGTGCCTAATTtggatatgtttctgcttataattttggtaggctatttgtgagtcaacttgtctataattggatacatgcagcttctcttctgtcatttaTATGTAAACGaaataaacccttgctcaccagaatcagtttgaccggttgtaaGGAAATTGAAAGCTGTGAATatgacccaacatgtttctgataagatttcataTTTATGTTTTATGTCAGCttttgtggttgaaatactatcagcttttatgacaCTGATAGATCGCTGCTCTATAGACGGTCCCTAACTGTGCATTCACATTCTCTCAAGATTCAGAAAGGAATCAATCATATTTCTCTACTTCCTGTTCCTGagtcaaaatgtacattttgtgtATCATTTTATtgaagaaatgcttaattctgaaGGAGTTAATCTCTATGGGATCGGTGTGCCTAAACTGGGACAGTTGCTGCTCAATATgcgataatgtgactagaatgactttgtaaacaacagccaactttccgggacataAATATGtcttattgttaatctaactgcagtttccattttacagtagctattacagcgaaaaaataccatgctattgtttgaggatagtgcacaacaacaaaatgcTTTTGtcatggcaactggtttgatacattcccctctgaaggtaaataatatacttacattcagtaatcttgctctgatttggattactgagggtcccagagataaaatgtagcgtagttttgtttgataaaatcaattttcatattcaaatgtaggaagttgagttctacagtttgacccccctgcggtctctggctccacacccaccccgtcCAGCCattctgtagggaagctaatgatccatcatgtatgacattcctgggagtgtgtaaacttaaattttttattaccatagcatGTTTTGTATGCTCTCTATAGTTGTGTAAGGTGATGTTAGGCTCccgtgtggcgcagcggtctaaagcattgcatctcagtgctagaggcgtcattacagtccctggttcgattccgggctgtatcacacccggaagtgattgggagtcccatagggcggcgcacaattggcccagtgtcgtccgggttaggggtcattgtaaaataagaatttgttcttatatgacttgcctagttaaataaagtttgaatGTACTTGAACATTTATAAATTAACCAATTCTGCACATTTGGtcaaactcctggcagacttgatacaaaatatagtgtagtgatataattcttcactggatcagtctgaaactttgcacacacactgctgccatcttgtcgacaaaatctaaattacacctagaaTCCTACATCACTGTCTGGCCTTTCAATTGCGTTTCTAAAAtgggtttttttggggggggacgcATGTTTTTTTAATTTCTATTATATTTTACCAGATGTAATGtaattctcctacattcatttcccatttccacaaacttcaaagtgtttcctttcaaatggtatcaagaatatgcatatccttgcttcaggtcctgagctacaggcagttgaAAAAAGGTTCCGATCCTTATGAGGTTCTAAACAAAAACCCAACAAAAATGCCATTAATTTCccccataggctttgtccaatgaaccatggcggagttagtgccaacaaaaagacgccattactatttATCTCTATGGTGGACTGCTTTTCTAAGAAGGCCAATATGGCCGACctgtggcttcaaagcctctcattggccaataaATAGCATCAGCATTCCAgagtttatatacatcattgccCTAAACCTGGACGCCCCGCAGATATAACCGTGGGGATTGCATGTTATGAGTCACCCAGCGCATCactagtgtgagtgtgtgtacgcgAGCATGCCATGTGGTGGTATTCACACTCACCAATTTCATACTGCTCTGTTTCTCCATCACTATGGCAACGACTCCTGCTGCTATGAACTAGACACAGCAGATATAAACAACTCCCAATTGTCAATCAAATGTCATAACCGATGGTTAAAAGAATGAGTGGGTTATCTGATAAAACAATAATGAAATTGGATGGCAACACTTTAAAAAACCCTGGTAATCACAATAACAAATTTGATAGAATAACTTATGTAACCACCCCAAAATGTAGTTCACTATCATCCAAAAATCATTCAGTACAGGGAGTGAGTATGAGTGAAGGTTACTAGGTTACCGAGAGGCCGCTCCACCAGGGCACCCCAAAGGTCACGACCTCTGTGAACTcagtggagaggagggggatggagtaGGACATCACCATCACGCCAATCATTACTTGggacacctgacacacacagatagatatatagatagacgaacatacacaatcacacacacagatagatatatagatagacgaacatacacaatcacacacacagagactgatgcaagcatgcacacactGGCCGGTTACCACTTTGTGGGAACTGCTAATGTAAAAAAGGTTTTATAATATGATTGACACAAACGCATTAGGTTCCAGGCGTTCACCACAAACCAATGTCTGACAGTCGGACATCTTTGTAGAGACAGTAAATATAATGAGTCATGTACAAATACATATTTGATTCAAACATAATGTGAAGAGAAAAAAAAACTGGACACTAAATGCACAGGGCTGAACACAACATGCAATGTAGCATCTCCATCTATAAAAAAGTAACATAGTCTTTGACATCAGACGCTCACCCCCAATGCCTTCGGCTCGCCTTTCTGGATGCTCTCGCGCAGAGCCTGCCGTCTGTCGGTCAGTTTATCTGCGTTGATGTCCGTCGTCACGCTCACTGACAGGTCCCTTGAGACCGACACAGCCATCGTCCCGCTCTGGAGTCCTTTGGCACTGGAGGTCAAAGAAAATGACAATACGCAATATGTGTTCAATTGTTAGGATATTAAAGAGATCGACTTGACCAATATTTGTCATTAATGAAAAGAATCACTCATTCAAaaaaaatcatgattttagttaATGTTTAAAACAAATCAGTTTGGCAATACAAGTGCGCATTGAAGTTGCTATTCCATGGTAAAATTAAATGGGATAGTTAGAAAGCGGGCTAAACAACCTACCTTTATTTAAAATATTAACTAGACAACAATAGTGAAACCTTCAGGGTGGACCGTTATACAATCTAAAAGCCTATTAGGATAATCGACGCATCTTACCTTTTCCTTTCAGATACAAAATCACGTTAGTATGCCTAATTCCACAAACACAATTTCTTGTTGCCTAATTCACGAATAATAAAAATAGATTTCGCAACATAGCCAGTCCGAGACCGTTCCTTTAACTTTTTGTGTCTCCGCCCGTTCTTGGCACGAACGAAACCTGAGTAGGATTAGCTTACTTTCACTGGTGCGAAGCCTCCACCCCTAGCCCACTGTCACCCCCTCGTCTTGGGAGACAGTGACACAATAGTCAATATAAACATTCGTAGCAACCGTTTTTTTGTGACAGCCTGGACCTACACGGCCACTTTGCAACAAAAAAGGGACCGTGCGCATACAACAGGGATGTTTTCATCAAGGTAAgtcatttttttaaatagctGATGAATTTACGTAAATGGTGGATGAAGTTGCGCTGATTTTCAGGGGGAATCGACAGAATATGGCAGTTTAGCCCTATTGATGTGTAGGCAACAGAACAAGATTATTGAGAAATAAGAAAGGTAAATAGGCGTTatacatttgttcttaactgacttgtatctttaaataaaggtttaataagaTGTAGgctaattaaataaataaaagaagacAATCTTTCTATTCTGGCGGATATTTGTGCATGgtgtcgtcgtcgtcgtcgtcccccccccccatgaACGTCATGTTGCGTCAATACAGTTCAGACCAGTCGGCTGGACCGTGATAATTTGCCGTAGTTCATTGCTATTTCCCCTGTTTTGTttactttcctctcccctctgctcTTATTTCGTTTGCTTGGCCTGAACAGACAAAACTTTTCCCACTTCGAATCCAGTAGAGCGCAGAGTGCATGCAGTGAGGTCTGTGTTTGAAGAGCGTTCTACGCTCTAGAATAATGTTTGGTGTCGCTGGTCTGGAAATTAAATGTTCCCATGCCCCCATCCATATCTTGATTTCATAGTAATACAATCTCCCTCCCcgccccttccctcccctccccaaGCACACATCTGTTTTTCATCCAGAGGCAACGTTCCACTATATCCAATGGGGAACTAGGCCTACTCTGACATGTGGTTCTCATTCTCTCTCggactctctcctccctccctccctccctgcccccccccccccccctccatgccTCCTTCCCTagctcttcttttctctctccccctgtctcaatctctctggctctcgctctctcttccagTCATTCACACCACTCATTAATTACCACAATCCAAATCATTGCTAGGTCAAATGCACCTAGCTCCTCTTGCAGTTTCAGCTCAACATAAACATGCAcatgcttaaagggatacttcgggattttggcaaacACTCTGGTGAAGTAGATACATGT
Coding sequences within it:
- the LOC120034661 gene encoding membrane-spanning 4-domains subfamily A member 12-like isoform X1 codes for the protein MAVSVSRDLSVSVTTDINADKLTDRRQALRESIQKGEPKALGVSQVMIGVMVMSYSIPLLSTEFTEVVTFGVPWWSGLSFIAAGVVAIVMEKQSSMKLLGVCMVVTLVAILVSLLAIIFYFIDLHNNPETPCNHSLTPATHYIQLYECDHQHYATVFSYGIKSSLLLFTIIQITISSTLSYIMYMERRHYGPYSSLNQGVPSTPILVTAPDFN
- the LOC120034661 gene encoding membrane-spanning 4-domains subfamily A member 12-like isoform X2; this encodes MAVSVSRDLSVSVTTDINADKLTDRRQALRESIQKGEPKALGVSQVMIGVMVMSYSIPLLSTEFTEVVTFGVPWWSGLSLGVCMVVTLVAILVSLLAIIFYFIDLHNNPETPCNHSLTPATHYIQLYECDHQHYATVFSYGIKSSLLLFTIIQITISSTLSYIMYMERRHYGPYSSLNQGVPSTPILVTAPDFN